One genomic window of Neochlamydia sp. AcF84 includes the following:
- the proS gene encoding proline--tRNA ligase, which translates to MSQAKVQSAITPTREQDYAEWFQQVVKAADMAENSPVRGCMVIKPWGYAIWENIQRQLDERIKKSGHENAYFPLFIPLSYLEKEAEHVEGFAKECAVITHHRLEEKNGRLVPTGELEEPLIVRPTSETIIGESFSRWVESYRDLPLLINQWANVVRWEMRPRIFLRTTEFLWQEGHTVHSTAQEALDETLRMLEMYREFVEDVLALPVIIGEKSPGERFPGAVSTYTLEMMMQDRKALQGGTSHYLGQNFAKASNIRFSNKAGQVEYGFTTSWGITTRLIGGMIMCHGDDDGLRMPPRVAAKQIVIIPVVPKPEMEDEVWAYAEKIAHSLQEVQYAGRPLSVWIDKRDKRGGEKSWEWIKKGVPLRIEVGPRDIEKQSAIVYRRDKPHKEKLSMQIDQIPTESLRLLDEIQSTLYQQAKEFRDGNIRRDLHTFQEMKSFFTPSNMDKPEIHGGFVLAKWCGEEGTEKMLDELKVSIRCLPMHQSGTQGKCILTGKPATLDAIFAKSY; encoded by the coding sequence ATGTCTCAAGCTAAAGTCCAAAGCGCTATTACTCCTACGCGCGAACAAGATTATGCCGAATGGTTTCAGCAGGTAGTTAAAGCAGCTGATATGGCTGAGAACTCTCCTGTCAGGGGGTGCATGGTGATCAAGCCTTGGGGCTATGCAATTTGGGAGAATATCCAACGCCAACTTGACGAACGCATTAAAAAAAGCGGGCATGAAAATGCTTATTTTCCTCTCTTTATCCCCTTAAGCTATTTGGAAAAAGAAGCTGAGCATGTAGAAGGATTTGCTAAAGAATGTGCCGTTATTACCCATCATCGTTTAGAAGAAAAAAATGGCCGTTTAGTTCCTACGGGAGAATTAGAAGAACCGCTTATTGTTCGTCCTACTTCCGAGACAATTATCGGAGAGTCTTTTTCACGTTGGGTAGAATCTTATAGGGATCTACCTTTGCTAATTAACCAATGGGCGAACGTGGTACGTTGGGAAATGCGCCCTCGCATATTTTTGCGCACTACCGAATTTTTATGGCAAGAAGGACATACTGTACATTCTACTGCCCAAGAGGCCTTAGATGAAACCCTGCGAATGCTAGAAATGTATAGAGAATTTGTAGAAGATGTTCTAGCTCTTCCGGTTATCATAGGGGAAAAATCTCCCGGTGAGCGGTTTCCTGGAGCGGTAAGCACCTACACGCTTGAAATGATGATGCAGGATCGTAAAGCATTACAAGGGGGAACTTCGCATTATTTAGGACAAAATTTTGCTAAAGCTTCTAATATACGCTTTAGCAACAAAGCAGGGCAGGTAGAGTATGGGTTTACAACTTCATGGGGAATTACTACTCGTCTGATTGGTGGTATGATTATGTGCCATGGCGATGATGATGGCTTAAGAATGCCTCCGCGGGTAGCAGCAAAGCAAATTGTAATCATTCCTGTCGTCCCGAAGCCCGAGATGGAAGATGAAGTTTGGGCCTATGCGGAAAAGATCGCGCACAGCTTGCAAGAAGTTCAATATGCGGGCAGACCTCTCAGCGTGTGGATTGATAAACGCGACAAACGGGGCGGAGAAAAAAGTTGGGAGTGGATTAAAAAAGGAGTGCCTTTGCGCATTGAGGTAGGACCACGCGATATAGAAAAACAATCGGCAATTGTTTATAGAAGAGATAAACCTCATAAAGAAAAACTTTCCATGCAAATAGATCAGATTCCTACTGAAAGTTTAAGGTTATTAGACGAGATTCAATCGACCCTTTATCAGCAAGCTAAAGAATTCCGCGATGGAAATATTCGCCGCGATCTCCATACTTTTCAGGAGATGAAAAGCTTTTTTACTCCCTCCAACATGGATAAACCCGAAATTCATGGTGGATTTGTTCTTGCTAAATGGTGTGGAGAAGAGGGAACAGAAAAAATGCTTGATGAATTGAAAGTTTCTATCCGCTGCCTGCCCATGCATCAAAGCGGGACGCAAGGTAAATGCATTTTGACGGGTAAACCTGCTACCTTAGATGCTATATTTGCCAAATCTTATTAA
- a CDS encoding TerC family protein produces MFENTISFWLLFNLAIIIFIWLDFKFFHAKEKNPSIKTALVATSFWIGLALAFNLGIYWTRGLEDALSFLTGYLIEYSLSIDNLFVFLIIFSYFKVPERYTHKALLWGIWGAIVMRAFFILCGIALIQTFSWVIYLFGAFLIFTGVKLGKTSTAGNSPENNLIIKIFKRYFPLTEGYEGDNFFVRKEKKLFATPLFLVLLAIETTDVVFAIDSIPAIMGITQDAMIIYSSNIFAVLGLRSLYFALANMLRLFHYLHYGLAIILIFIGLKMLLSGFLHFPIGVTLSVIFIILSASIGLSFLKNQHKGE; encoded by the coding sequence ATGTTTGAAAACACGATCAGTTTTTGGCTTCTTTTCAATCTTGCCATTATAATATTTATTTGGCTGGATTTTAAATTCTTTCACGCTAAAGAAAAAAACCCCTCCATAAAGACAGCCCTCGTCGCTACAAGTTTTTGGATTGGCCTTGCCTTAGCATTCAATTTAGGGATCTACTGGACAAGAGGGCTTGAAGATGCCTTAAGCTTTTTAACAGGCTATCTTATTGAATATTCTTTGAGTATAGACAATCTATTTGTTTTTCTTATCATCTTTTCTTACTTTAAAGTTCCCGAGCGCTACACTCATAAAGCTCTTTTATGGGGCATTTGGGGAGCTATCGTTATGAGGGCCTTCTTTATCCTTTGCGGGATAGCTCTAATCCAGACTTTTTCATGGGTAATCTATTTATTTGGCGCATTCCTTATTTTTACAGGTGTTAAGCTAGGGAAAACTTCAACTGCTGGCAACTCCCCTGAAAACAATCTAATTATTAAAATTTTTAAGCGCTATTTTCCTTTGACAGAAGGCTATGAAGGCGATAATTTCTTTGTAAGAAAAGAAAAAAAACTTTTCGCTACCCCTCTTTTTCTTGTACTTTTAGCTATCGAGACAACGGATGTTGTCTTCGCTATAGATTCCATCCCGGCCATTATGGGTATTACTCAGGATGCAATGATTATTTACTCTTCTAACATTTTTGCTGTTTTAGGACTGCGCTCCCTTTATTTTGCGCTAGCTAACATGCTACGCCTTTTTCATTATCTTCATTATGGCTTAGCTATTATTTTGATATTTATTGGATTAAAAATGCTGCTTTCAGGTTTTTTACATTTTCCTATTGGGGTGACCTTAAGTGTAATTTTCATTATTCTTAGTGCTTCTATTGGATTGTCTTTTTTAAAAAATCAACATAAGGGTGAGTAG
- a CDS encoding transposase: protein MGYGYKGKGMTTHLLVDGNGSPLSFEVTSAKGDERKQVEKLIDPHQGKLQRLYEFHPIIPILRADKGYDSEELRDNTF from the coding sequence ATAGGCTATGGTTACAAGGGTAAAGGCATGACTACCCATCTTCTGGTAGACGGCAATGGCAGTCCATTAAGCTTTGAAGTAACCAGTGCTAAAGGAGATGAAAGGAAACAGGTGGAAAAGCTGATTGATCCGCATCAAGGTAAGCTGCAAAGACTCTATGAATTCCATCCAATCATACCTATTTTAAGAGCTGATAAAGGCTACGACTCTGAGGAACTTAGAGATAATACCTTTTAA
- a CDS encoding DUF4116 domain-containing protein, protein MRTNFLSNTCRFIVNKSDYLPFVSTVTNLVYIFQKAVILPIKQKESMPKSSYYSHLSLKSFSRCIILLLPVLGNIIVGIYDFAHRKNYNKNAGIEPIKHDDGTSAPANLPLDNDIKIDPTTEEQNGSDLEYTNEAPMNSNNMFEEVYYRVFYAKVRKDGLILKYAAPKLCNNKELVLAAVQQNGLAFKYASQELQNDREVVLTAVQQNGLALKYASQELQNDREVVLTAVQQDASAVQYASQELQNDPIIIALATSE, encoded by the coding sequence ATGCGAACAAATTTTTTATCTAATACCTGCCGATTCATCGTTAATAAGAGCGACTACTTGCCTTTTGTTAGCACTGTAACTAATTTAGTCTATATCTTTCAAAAAGCTGTTATTTTACCTATCAAGCAAAAAGAGAGTATGCCTAAAAGCTCTTACTATAGCCATCTTAGCCTAAAAAGCTTTAGTCGCTGTATAATCTTGTTGCTCCCTGTATTAGGAAATATAATAGTTGGGATTTATGATTTTGCTCATAGAAAAAATTACAATAAAAACGCTGGGATAGAACCAATCAAGCATGATGATGGCACATCTGCCCCTGCCAATCTACCGCTTGATAACGATATAAAAATAGATCCTACCACTGAGGAGCAAAACGGTTCGGATCTTGAGTATACTAACGAGGCACCGATGAACTCTAACAACATGTTTGAGGAAGTATATTATCGAGTGTTTTATGCAAAGGTTCGGAAAGATGGTTTGATCCTTAAGTATGCTGCCCCCAAGCTTTGCAATAATAAAGAACTTGTTCTTGCCGCTGTACAACAAAATGGGCTGGCATTTAAGTATGCTAGCCAAGAACTTCAAAACGATAGAGAGGTTGTGCTTACCGCTGTACAGCAAAATGGTCTGGCGCTTAAGTATGCTAGCCAAGAACTTCAAAACGATAGAGAGGTGGTACTTACCGCTGTTCAACAAGATGCTTCAGCCGTTCAGTATGCTAGCCAAGAGCTTCAAAATGATCCAATAATTATTGCTCTAGCTACAAGCGAATAA
- the smc gene encoding chromosome segregation protein SMC, producing MQLKKIKLFGFKSFAESTTLEFNEGITAIVGPNGCGKSNIADAFRWVLGEQSAKSMRGHKMNDVIFAGTSTRKALNFAEVAIVLDNTDKTLPIEYTEVAVMRRLHRSGESEYFINGHQVRLKDIHSLLLDSGMGKDAYSIFEQGKIDQVINYTPLERRYIFEEASGILRFLQRKREALRKLEQSDQNLMRVKDIHLEVEKQIIVLEQQAEKARLFKEHKQQLEILEKGIFVIKYENLQHRCQEIFKKEEKQRLLHAEMLMTIEEMKKELQAAKAIQEESELDLRKQQEKLYQTQSEKEIKRREKLSYQERLKETVAKEKRWQHELENMLEKRQMRLAEKVNIQKQQQEREECLQQMLTASQEQRDKVKSMENELSAVREQYQQAQHKLIKFVQAESEIESNLKQNNVRLENHQERREYLLNRQERLNELIKELQFQVIEKKKIVEEVVEIVDSQREILNEQEQQIQLLSAEINGLQSNYINFQSELAEDKARQNVLLRLREDKEGFTASSKRLLQESSNVKSPLYNKIYGLYEYLTPQEGAEKALAQIMKPYAQTLVVHTPQHLKEVMEYAAANKLKDFSLICLDRLTASPLELSPPSSKAKELAHLVASPVGLKQLLKDCFIVETFEQAEELSENFPGASIWIIDGSYIDRHRVFFSLSQGENNVFLREAELKVLHKSVEEKELQIDNLQARLKKLKERQTQLQLERNELDKGIRREEMKLVEVNFALQRTQADLEKALNEVKQLEAENKALELVSEQILSLLSELQLKYHDAKATLEIEQKLATSLQDEVEKRLHLLKSARHEMQEKEAILQEIAEENRKLVHALNVLEVKDVESQQHEEHLLEEIENGQQVKIQLKQSVQEFDSMLEKTEGNLKELVNLLAEKEQIAAEKKLTLAGMDEQLSRHYHELKQLENELHQTAIQLAHIESSRQSLENELQQRYQITIHEVKALNLPLEKSMEQGEKKIRALRQTIESAGDINMTSIHEFDQHKARYEFLNQQIDDLNGSKQELIQIIAHLEGESRKIFKETFELICHNFKKNFKILFNGGEADLQFTETDDILEAGIEIIAQPPGKQMRSINLLSGGEKCLTALALLFAIFEVKPAPFCILDEIDAPLDDTNVERFVNVVKHFLEKCQFIIITHNKITMSIADVLFGVSMQERGISKLLSLEFSNHSVSASTL from the coding sequence ATGCAATTAAAAAAGATAAAACTTTTCGGATTTAAGTCATTTGCAGAAAGCACTACTCTTGAATTTAACGAAGGGATTACAGCTATTGTAGGCCCCAATGGTTGTGGAAAATCTAACATTGCCGACGCTTTTCGATGGGTATTGGGTGAGCAATCTGCTAAGTCTATGCGTGGCCATAAGATGAATGATGTTATTTTTGCTGGTACCTCTACACGTAAAGCTCTTAATTTTGCCGAAGTGGCTATAGTATTGGATAACACTGATAAAACTTTACCCATTGAATATACCGAAGTAGCTGTTATGCGACGCCTTCATCGCAGCGGGGAATCTGAGTACTTTATCAATGGCCATCAAGTACGCCTTAAAGACATACATAGCCTTTTGCTTGATTCAGGTATGGGTAAAGATGCTTATTCTATCTTTGAGCAAGGGAAAATTGATCAGGTTATTAACTATACTCCTTTAGAAAGGCGCTACATTTTTGAAGAAGCTTCAGGAATTCTTCGTTTTTTGCAACGTAAACGCGAAGCTTTGCGCAAGTTGGAGCAATCGGATCAGAACCTGATGCGAGTTAAGGATATTCATTTAGAAGTTGAAAAGCAAATCATTGTTTTAGAGCAGCAAGCTGAAAAAGCGCGCCTTTTTAAAGAGCATAAGCAACAATTAGAAATCTTGGAAAAAGGCATTTTTGTTATTAAATATGAAAACTTACAACATAGATGCCAAGAGATATTTAAAAAAGAAGAAAAGCAGAGGTTATTGCATGCAGAAATGCTAATGACGATAGAAGAGATGAAAAAAGAATTACAAGCAGCCAAAGCTATTCAAGAAGAGAGCGAATTGGATCTACGTAAGCAGCAAGAAAAGCTTTATCAAACTCAGAGTGAAAAAGAGATCAAGAGACGTGAAAAGCTTTCCTATCAAGAGCGTTTAAAAGAAACGGTTGCAAAAGAGAAGCGCTGGCAGCACGAACTGGAAAATATGTTAGAAAAACGGCAGATGCGGCTAGCTGAAAAAGTTAACATACAGAAGCAGCAGCAAGAGAGGGAAGAGTGCTTGCAACAGATGTTAACAGCTTCGCAAGAGCAACGCGATAAAGTTAAAAGTATGGAAAATGAGTTATCTGCCGTGCGCGAGCAATATCAGCAGGCTCAGCATAAGCTGATAAAATTTGTACAAGCCGAAAGTGAGATAGAAAGTAATCTTAAGCAAAACAATGTACGATTAGAGAATCATCAAGAACGCCGAGAATATTTACTAAACCGTCAAGAACGCTTAAACGAGCTAATTAAAGAGTTGCAATTTCAAGTTATCGAGAAGAAGAAAATTGTGGAAGAAGTGGTTGAAATTGTAGATAGCCAAAGAGAAATTTTGAATGAGCAAGAGCAGCAGATCCAGTTATTGAGTGCTGAAATCAATGGCCTCCAATCTAATTATATAAACTTTCAAAGTGAGCTAGCTGAAGATAAAGCACGCCAGAATGTTCTTTTAAGATTGCGCGAGGATAAAGAAGGCTTTACGGCTAGCAGTAAACGCCTTTTGCAAGAATCATCCAATGTTAAAAGCCCTTTATACAATAAGATTTATGGCTTATATGAATATCTAACTCCCCAAGAGGGAGCTGAAAAGGCTTTAGCCCAGATCATGAAGCCTTATGCGCAGACTTTAGTGGTCCATACACCTCAGCATCTTAAAGAGGTAATGGAATATGCAGCCGCAAATAAGCTAAAAGACTTTTCTTTAATCTGCCTTGATCGCCTGACCGCATCGCCCCTCGAGCTATCCCCTCCCTCTTCTAAAGCTAAAGAGTTAGCCCATCTTGTTGCGTCTCCGGTAGGCTTAAAGCAACTTTTGAAGGACTGTTTTATAGTTGAAACATTCGAGCAGGCTGAAGAGCTTTCTGAAAATTTCCCTGGAGCTAGCATTTGGATAATAGACGGTTCTTATATCGATAGGCATCGTGTCTTTTTCTCGCTTTCTCAAGGGGAAAATAATGTTTTTCTACGTGAAGCTGAACTTAAAGTTTTACATAAAAGCGTAGAGGAAAAAGAGCTGCAAATAGATAATCTTCAGGCGAGATTGAAAAAATTAAAAGAAAGGCAAACCCAACTTCAATTAGAAAGAAATGAGCTGGATAAAGGTATTCGCCGAGAGGAAATGAAGCTGGTAGAAGTAAACTTTGCTTTACAACGAACGCAAGCAGATCTAGAAAAAGCGTTAAATGAAGTTAAGCAGCTTGAGGCTGAAAATAAAGCTCTTGAGCTAGTTAGCGAGCAAATCTTAAGCCTTCTTAGCGAACTTCAGTTAAAATATCATGATGCCAAAGCAACCTTAGAAATTGAGCAAAAATTAGCGACCTCCCTTCAGGATGAAGTGGAGAAAAGATTACATCTTCTAAAAAGCGCCCGTCATGAGATGCAAGAAAAAGAAGCTATTCTCCAGGAGATAGCCGAAGAAAATCGCAAGCTTGTACATGCCTTAAATGTATTAGAGGTCAAGGATGTGGAGAGCCAGCAACATGAAGAGCATTTGTTAGAAGAGATTGAAAATGGACAGCAAGTAAAAATTCAGCTCAAGCAAAGTGTACAAGAATTTGATTCCATGTTAGAGAAAACGGAAGGAAATTTGAAAGAATTAGTAAACTTGCTTGCAGAAAAAGAGCAAATAGCTGCAGAAAAAAAATTAACTCTTGCTGGAATGGATGAGCAATTATCTCGGCATTACCATGAGCTAAAACAGCTAGAAAATGAGCTCCATCAAACGGCCATCCAGTTAGCTCATATAGAATCTTCCCGCCAATCACTAGAGAATGAGCTGCAGCAGCGTTATCAAATAACCATTCATGAAGTTAAAGCTTTAAATCTTCCTTTAGAAAAAAGTATGGAGCAAGGAGAGAAGAAAATTCGTGCTTTACGCCAAACGATTGAGTCTGCAGGTGATATCAATATGACATCTATTCATGAATTTGATCAACATAAAGCTCGTTATGAATTTTTGAATCAACAGATTGATGATTTGAACGGATCTAAACAAGAGCTTATACAAATCATTGCTCACTTGGAAGGAGAAAGTAGAAAGATTTTTAAGGAAACTTTTGAGTTGATTTGCCATAACTTTAAGAAAAACTTTAAAATTTTATTTAATGGAGGAGAAGCTGATCTTCAATTTACAGAAACAGACGATATTCTCGAAGCGGGTATAGAAATTATTGCGCAGCCCCCCGGCAAGCAGATGCGTTCGATTAACTTGTTGTCTGGAGGTGAGAAATGCCTCACAGCCCTAGCTTTATTATTTGCTATCTTTGAAGTTAAGCCTGCGCCTTTTTGCATTTTAGATGAAATTGATGCTCCCTTAGATGATACAAATGTGGAAAGATTCGTCAATGTCGTAAAACACTTCTTAGAAAAATGCCAATTTATCATCATTACCCATAATAAAATTACAATGTCGATTGCCGATGTGCTCTTTGGTGTCTCGATGCAAGAACGCGGAATATCTAAACTTCTCTCCCTCGAATTTTCCAACCACTCTGTCTCTGCCTCAACTTTATAG